Proteins found in one Alicyclobacillus cycloheptanicus genomic segment:
- a CDS encoding LCP family protein has translation MAGRHRQKDKRENPSRRRPRKFFLWSAVCVVVLGGAGAAYYYMTRPLSSATSKYSVKPVTMKKTADDQERTNILLIGTDTRPGQTGGNTDVLILCSIDPKHKRIELLSIPRDTKVQFPDGSVGKINEALDLGGPQMTINMVYGLIHQPIDHYALTHFGGLVDIINTLGGITVDVPERMYYNTGDKQWNIINLKPGVQTLNGVQALGFVRFREDPLGDIGRTERQQEFLTALADKLLEPANIPKLPTLIREFWGTIDTDMSLVNVLSLASDANQFKSYKIIHETLPGSFHNPSYPGDSSYWIVNPAEAVWAANQFFQNGVVQSNPVQAPSVTENWTPPANSTAGTTNSTSGGASQTTNATTSGGSAASNEAAGATANSTQAAASSAPWYTVSVYGANVRSGPGTNYAILSSVKQGQEVQVVGTSGDWDEVEFGDGETGYIANWLVTPDAGTSQ, from the coding sequence ATGGCAGGTCGACACCGCCAAAAGGACAAGCGGGAGAATCCATCAAGGCGGAGGCCGCGCAAGTTCTTCCTGTGGTCCGCCGTTTGCGTAGTCGTTCTCGGCGGCGCGGGCGCAGCGTATTACTACATGACGCGGCCGCTGTCCTCGGCAACCTCAAAATACAGCGTAAAACCCGTTACGATGAAAAAGACTGCCGACGACCAGGAGCGCACCAATATCCTGTTGATTGGTACGGACACGCGCCCGGGACAAACGGGCGGCAATACAGATGTCCTCATATTGTGCAGCATTGACCCCAAGCACAAACGGATTGAATTGCTGTCCATCCCGCGCGATACGAAAGTGCAGTTTCCCGACGGTTCTGTTGGGAAAATCAATGAAGCACTCGACCTCGGCGGACCCCAAATGACCATCAACATGGTGTACGGTCTAATCCACCAGCCGATTGACCACTACGCCCTCACCCACTTCGGCGGCTTGGTGGACATCATCAACACGCTGGGCGGCATCACGGTCGATGTGCCAGAACGGATGTATTACAACACCGGCGACAAACAGTGGAACATCATCAACCTGAAACCGGGCGTACAGACACTCAATGGCGTTCAGGCGCTCGGTTTTGTCCGTTTCCGGGAGGACCCACTCGGTGACATCGGGCGGACGGAACGTCAGCAGGAATTTTTGACGGCCTTGGCAGACAAACTGCTTGAGCCGGCCAACATCCCGAAACTTCCCACCCTCATCCGCGAGTTCTGGGGAACCATCGACACCGACATGAGCCTGGTGAACGTGCTGAGTCTCGCTTCAGACGCCAACCAGTTCAAGTCGTACAAAATCATTCACGAAACCCTGCCGGGATCGTTTCACAATCCATCCTATCCGGGAGACTCCAGCTACTGGATTGTGAACCCGGCCGAAGCCGTATGGGCCGCAAATCAGTTCTTCCAGAATGGCGTCGTGCAGTCCAACCCCGTTCAAGCTCCCTCCGTGACGGAAAACTGGACGCCGCCCGCCAACTCGACGGCAGGCACCACAAACTCGACCTCCGGCGGCGCCAGTCAGACGACGAACGCGACGACCAGCGGTGGATCCGCCGCGTCCAACGAAGCGGCAGGAGCAACAGCCAACTCGACGCAAGCGGCCGCATCATCGGCGCCGTGGTATACGGTCAGTGTGTACGGCGCGAACGTGCGCTCGGGGCCAGGGACGAACTACGCCATCCTCTCCTCCGTCAAGCAGGGGCAGGAGGTACAAGTCGTG
- a CDS encoding nucleoside triphosphate pyrophosphohydrolase has translation MDFDPMNRNGDGPGRPKSPVTSYHRLVRDRIPEIIESMGNIAIWRELDGDAFAQALLDTVVRASEQFAGTESLESLADVLECIDAWLDVRGLTMEDVSRARAERRKRCGGYERRRFLEQVAHGADNEHWRYKDRSC, from the coding sequence ATGGATTTTGATCCGATGAACAGAAATGGGGATGGACCTGGCCGGCCGAAGTCGCCCGTGACCAGCTATCACCGCTTGGTGCGGGACCGGATTCCGGAGATTATCGAGTCAATGGGAAACATCGCGATCTGGCGCGAACTGGACGGCGACGCGTTTGCCCAGGCGCTGCTGGACACGGTCGTGCGCGCCAGTGAGCAATTTGCCGGCACCGAAAGTCTCGAGTCGCTGGCGGATGTGCTGGAGTGTATCGATGCGTGGCTGGACGTACGCGGGCTGACGATGGAGGATGTGTCCCGTGCGCGGGCCGAGCGGCGCAAGCGCTGCGGCGGGTACGAACGGCGCCGGTTCCTGGAACAAGTCGCACACGGCGCGGACAATGAGCATTGGCGGTACAAGGACCGGAGCTGCTGA
- a CDS encoding DUF72 domain-containing protein, producing the protein MVVRVGTCAWADHEDFYPRSVKPEERLAFYARYFSVVEVDSTYYRIPAPRTVEHWAEITPDGFVFDVKAHRTLTFHDRGRVDEDTRCRDAALFEAAVAPLAAAGKLGLLVFQYPPWFVASEANQRRVESMRERYRDFVVAVEFRNRSWWQGPRADASERWLRSLGLVNVVCDEPQAGFGSIPFVPAVTNRLGVVFRLHGRNESTWYQKGLTSSAQRFDYLYTPQELQAFVPVVQRFADEASEVHILMNNNQGDYAVRNALDWTRLLSLPVPGDVTDLPGQQIRLF; encoded by the coding sequence ATGGTTGTACGTGTGGGCACTTGCGCGTGGGCAGACCATGAGGACTTTTATCCGCGGTCGGTTAAGCCGGAGGAGCGGCTGGCGTTCTACGCGCGGTATTTCTCGGTGGTCGAAGTCGACAGCACGTACTATCGGATTCCGGCGCCGCGCACGGTTGAACATTGGGCCGAGATCACACCGGACGGTTTTGTGTTTGATGTGAAGGCGCACCGCACGCTCACCTTTCACGACCGGGGCCGGGTGGATGAGGACACGCGCTGCCGCGATGCGGCCTTGTTTGAAGCGGCCGTGGCCCCGCTCGCAGCCGCAGGCAAGCTGGGCTTGCTGGTGTTTCAGTATCCGCCCTGGTTTGTTGCCTCGGAGGCAAACCAGCGCCGCGTGGAATCCATGCGGGAGCGGTACCGTGACTTTGTGGTTGCGGTAGAATTCCGAAACCGCTCGTGGTGGCAAGGTCCGCGGGCGGATGCAAGTGAACGCTGGCTCAGGTCGCTGGGACTGGTAAATGTGGTCTGTGACGAGCCGCAAGCGGGATTTGGCAGCATTCCCTTTGTGCCGGCTGTCACGAATCGCTTGGGCGTGGTGTTTCGCCTGCACGGTCGCAACGAGTCCACCTGGTATCAGAAGGGGTTGACTTCATCGGCACAGCGGTTCGACTACTTGTACACGCCGCAGGAGCTGCAGGCGTTTGTCCCAGTGGTGCAACGCTTTGCGGATGAGGCCTCTGAGGTACATATCTTGATGAACAACAATCAAGGCGACTATGCCGTCCGCAACGCGCTGGACTGGACTCGCCTGTTGTCGCTGCCGGTCCCAGGCGATGTCACGGACCTGCCGGGACAGCAAATCCGGTTGTTCTGA